The nucleotide window TTTAAATATGCCACTTCAATTTCTGTTGATAtctggaaaatgaaaaattttagaaagaaCTTCTAGcgaaaaatacttaattttttaggcactttgcaaatttatcaaaaaaatggatgttccatttaaaaacacAAGTTGGCCATGAAATATCCTTTAAATTACattggttaaaaatttaattttgtgcgTTGGATATCCCATTTCATAACAAGCAATGTTtgtttcaaacttttttttattttaaatttggttccGGAGATAATCGCTTGTGttactttaaatgaaaaaccctgtatatatacagagtgtaacgTTTGACttggaatatcgaaatatctcgaatactagacgttctataaagaaatgtttagtatcaaactttaatcactgTGAGAGGaaaatgtattggtgctaGAGTTGATTCCTCTGCACCTCCCTTGTGGGTTGGGTGGgagttgattttttaatttcaaatggcaactctcattttttacagattcggaAATACGactaaaaaaaggaaaaatttgttggaaatattttttctgattcaTGTTAGAAAACACTGTAAtaaacgaaattcaatttctctctCACTCATGATTTACCGAAGAGTTTGATAATATCTTCtttagaattaatgaaaacgtgaatttttacatagcttttatttaaagtaaaagttCAAAATGGTGTCTCCGAAGTTCAATGCACTTATTTATCCGTGTTTTAAAGGATTATTCACATCTATGAAGTGTGTCTATTGAAATATTGGCACAAGCGTTTATAATTTACACAACTATATCCTCACGTGTCGTTactatttctttataaacctGATCTTTGAGATATATTCCCACAAAGAAAGATCCGGTGAAGTAAAATCTGGGGATCTAGCAGGCCAATTCATCGGACCAGATCTGCTGATCCATCGACcgttaaaattacgattaagaACTTCCCGTATCACCGCAGAATAATGAGCTGGACAACTGtcatgttgaaaccacatGTACTGACgcacttttaaatttaagtcttGGAGTAATATGGGCAgttcattttccaaaaaattccGCTACATTTCACCATTTAAGTTGCCTTCAATTATAATATGTGGAGACCAATAAGTTTACTGCCAATGTTTCCATACCATTCGTTGATAGTCCAAGGACGCTGGTGCTTAATTTGTCGAAGCCTATGCGGATTTTCAACATTCCAGTAATGCATGTTATTCCTATTAACTGTATCATGATTTTTAACCGATGACTCGTCAGAGAATAATACACAACGGAAAAAATTAGGGTTTCGTTCTACTTGTTCAGATGCCCACTCACAAAAATCtgaacgattttgaaaatcttcatGAAACTTTTAGTGTAAAGAGATATGATAAGGATGAAACTTATGCTCCACACGTCCATATAAGAAATTCCTGATAATCCTAATATTTCTCTTGTGCTCACTTGGGTATTAAAAGCCACACACCTAGAACTGcaacttaataattttgtcCACACACAGTAGCTGAGGAGTTCTTTTCTTCCGATTTACGGTcctttcattaatttaataataaaagaaaaacattttttaatcacacTATAGAAAGAAGTCCAGGATCGTAGTCATTTCAAAACGCTGAGTGTAGAGATTGACAGTATTATCTAAATGCCTACCAGCTTCTCCATACACCAAAaccatttcgattttctcttGTACGATAAAATACTCCATCGTGAAGCAGTATTAACAACAGAATGTTAAAAAGTagatgttttattcatttacgttattgttatatttatcaaattttattaccatacatttttttgtcccATAGAAATTTGTTAGAAGTGGAGATTGCCATTTAAGatatgaattgaatttcgCTAATTGCAGTGTTTTCTAGcatgaattaaaaaagatgtttcagaatgtttttcttatttttagccgtattatccgaatctgtaaaaaaatgggtgttgccatttgaaattaaaaaacttaaccCCCACCCCGTCCACATGGGAGGTGGCTgggaatcaactttagcatcaatacatttccctctcagagtgattaaagtttgatactaaacatttcttgaTAGGATGtctagttttcgagatattttgatattccagattaaatgttacacactgtataatagTTATACACGTATATTAGTTATTACCGTCTGAATTCTTTTTGTGGCGCGTGTAGTTCTTCTCTGAATTTATTTCCATCAAATTGGAAAATGAGCTATTAAAATGTCGTCACCTTTTTTTATGCAGACCCCTAAATAAACTATTgatggaaacatttttatggtaaaaaaaatattaactaatatgtttaattaagacttgtaaattatttaaaaagaagcgtctgaatatttttggaattcaTTGTATATAGAATGTTCTAAATGGGggattttaagaaatattagatttatagttttttattatattgtgACATTGTTATATTAACCTGAATTTCGCACCAATGTTTCTGGGACAACTTAGTTTACCCGGACATACCCTGATGATTAGGTTCATAATTTCCTCAAGACGTTTAACAGAACAATACGACTATCACCacaaattgaacttttttcctGTAGGATTTAATCAAAGATTTGAAGTCAGAAACTTCAGGAAACTTTGAGAATTTGCTGGTTGCAATGATGACCCCATTACCTGAATATTATGCTAAGGAATTGCATGATGCCATGCAGGGAGTAGGAACAGCCGAAAATGTTCTAATTGAGATATTATGCACCAAGTCGAATCAAGAGATTATGGTTATTCGACAGGCCTATCACTCACGTAAGTACTTTATcttgactattttttatttactgaattatttatagtatAGCTTAGTTGTGGCGTATAACAgcccattaataatttggtccTAAGATTTCGacgaaaatttatattaattccTCGCTCTAGTGTACCATCGACCTTTGGAAGAAGACCTCGTAGGAGACACCGCAGGCACTTTCAAGAGACTCATGGTGTCTCTCTGCAATGCTGGAAGAGACGAAAGCTCCGTGGTTAACCCAGAATCAGCTAGAGCTGATGCTCAAGCTTTACTTAGAGCCGGAGAATTAAGACTTGGCACTGACGAGAGCACCTTCAACGCTATTTTGTGCCAACGAAACTGGGCTCAATTGCAGATGATCTTCCAAGAGTATGAGAAATTGACAGGTATAGTTGTTATTCTTTCTTAAGCTTCTCTGGTCATTTGAAATTAGAACTAGCCTATGTTCGGTATTTTTTCCGTTAGGATTGACTTCATAATAAGACTAGAGAAATCacactgtaaaatattcaaagaacGTTTAACATTCGATGGTTTTATGGGGTATCTAAATCATTATTGAAGTCAAAGACCAACTGATATTGTGAAATATGAACAATTACCCTGTACATCCTACTATTCACCCGATTATCAATATGGAAGACATGTTTTATGTTAAAAGAGAATCACTGTCTGTTGTTTATAttctatatatttatttgtttaggtCACGACATTGAGAAGGCCattaaaaatgagttttctGGAGATGCAGAAGAGGGTCTATTGGCAGTAGTGCGTTCGATTAAAAACCAATCCGCATTCTTTGctaaatatttgaacaaaagCATGAAGGGTTTGGGCACAAACGATCGAGACTTGATTCGTTTGGTAGTTACCAGATCGGAGATTGATATGGTGGAGATCAAGAGGGAGTACCAGGCGCATTATGGGGAGTCTTTGGCTGATGCCATTAAGGTGCGTTAGTTTAGATATTGCGTGAAAATTTCAACtatcgttttgaaattttattttgatatcgTGAATGTGAGGATCTAATATTCCGGTGAGGATGCTTTGTGCTAACAATTgtggcttttcaaaattgtgAGTAAAGTTATAGTTGAGACGCTGAGACAGGTAAGTCTTTAGTAAGCAGTTATTGAGAAGTATTTATTAGCTTGATTGAGAAATGTATAAATAGTCAATGCGTTGACTTATATTCTTTGAATACACTGCTACGAAAACTAATTATTTGCGTATCACGTTTCTGTTTTCGTGTAATGTgcatgttttgaaatttttagaaaatatacagagtgtttcgAAAAAAACGTGACATGGCAAAACTGTTGAAAGTTACTAAAGAATATGCTTCATAGGAATTGCGCAGATCACATAAAGACAACTCAagtaaataacaatatttctcacactatgtatattttcccatgattttaaaatatgcctAGCACTTCGTTCTACAACTTTTCTATTCACATTTTGCTTGAAATGTAGTGCTATAAAGAGATATCGACTACTTTGACGGTGCTGGAACACTCTGTACAGTAAATCTGGCTTTGACATAAGCTGATGTTTGGTTTTTTAGGGTGATACTTCTGGACACTACAAGAAATGCCTTTTTCAATTGATTGGTGAGCCTTATTAGGAGAGCACATCTATGTCTTcgcaaaaagtattttaaacgTTGTTatactaaaatatttgcatttacatGTTGAAAAAACTACGCTGAATATGTGGTCGATGTTTGTATTGTCcaatatacttttaaaaaaagtatatttttttataatttcacaTATTTATATCTATGTTGtctgatgatgatgatgtttcaaaaatatgtttttaatgaaaaataattactctttaaaatttgaaacatgcAAAACTATAAGATCTTGTATTACTTATtgttatatgaaattttctacgctatattttatataatgtTAACCTGtctataatgaaaaataataaaaaaaagttggtttatatgaaattttgtttttttcttgtcaatattttcataaatatcaaAGACGTTATATTAAAGGAAAGTGCAACACAAACTCTCTCCTAAAAGCAGCTACTCACTACGCTACATCTCATGTTCGGTGTGTGATGGTAATAGGTATCCTGCGAGGTTTTTCAAACGATCATccgttatac belongs to Euwallacea similis isolate ESF13 chromosome 7, ESF131.1, whole genome shotgun sequence and includes:
- the LOC136409861 gene encoding annexin B9-like isoform X1; its protein translation is MSYNPYQPGQRPGAPYPQQGYPPPSGGAPYPTPYPPLNPNSFGFSSGAPLQMPQPMQIPTYPANAPPSSSPYPPANNPSYPPPSANYPPSIYPSSAGGTSPANTGPYCPSSSPYPPSSHHPSAGAVPGRDSYEGPRGPYGGISYTSSGYSSSPRQLTGTKRTPTVVPVNPFNPRADAEILRKAMKGFGTDEKAIITVLAHRVNVQRLQIAVEFKTLYGKDLIKDLKSETSGNFENLLVAMMTPLPEYYAKELHDAMQGVGTAENVLIEILCTKSNQEIMVIRQAYHSLYHRPLEEDLVGDTAGTFKRLMVSLCNAGRDESSVVNPESARADAQALLRAGELRLGTDESTFNAILCQRNWAQLQMIFQEYEKLTGHDIEKAIKNEFSGDAEEGLLAVVRSIKNQSAFFAKYLNKSMKGLGTNDRDLIRLVVTRSEIDMVEIKREYQAHYGESLADAIKGDTSGHYKKCLFQLIGEPY
- the LOC136409861 gene encoding annexin B9-like isoform X2; its protein translation is MSYNPYQPGQRPGAPYPQQGYPPPSGGAPYPTPYPPLNPNSFGFSSGAPLQMPQPMQIPTYPANAPPSSSPYPPANNPSYPPPSANYPPSIYPSSAGGTSPANTGPYCPSSSPYPPSSHHPSAGAVPGRDSYEGPRGPYGGISYTSSGYSSSPRQLTGTKRTPTVVPVNPFNPRADAEILRKAMKGFGTDEKAIITVLAHRVNVQRLQIAVEFKTLYGKDLIKDLKSETSGNFENLLVAMMTPLPEYYAKELHDAMQGVGTAENVLIEILCTKSNQEIMVIRQAYHSLYHRPLEEDLVGDTAGTFKRLMVSLCNAGRDESSVVNPESARADAQALLRAGELRLGTDESTFNAILCQRNWAQLQMIFQEYEKLTGHDIEKAIKNEFSGDAEEGLLAVVRSIKNQSAFFAKYLNKSMKGLGTNDRDLIRLVVTRSEIDMVEIKREYQAHYGESLADAIKGECSGDYEKCLLHLIGDA
- the LOC136409861 gene encoding annexin B11-like isoform X3, which translates into the protein MSYNPYQPRTPTVVPVNPFNPRADAEILRKAMKGFGTDEKAIITVLAHRVNVQRLQIAVEFKTLYGKDLIKDLKSETSGNFENLLVAMMTPLPEYYAKELHDAMQGVGTAENVLIEILCTKSNQEIMVIRQAYHSLYHRPLEEDLVGDTAGTFKRLMVSLCNAGRDESSVVNPESARADAQALLRAGELRLGTDESTFNAILCQRNWAQLQMIFQEYEKLTGHDIEKAIKNEFSGDAEEGLLAVVRSIKNQSAFFAKYLNKSMKGLGTNDRDLIRLVVTRSEIDMVEIKREYQAHYGESLADAIKGDTSGHYKKCLFQLIGEPY